A genome region from Fimbriimonadaceae bacterium includes the following:
- a CDS encoding UPF0149 family protein, with product MSSTIPPFTAAQAALVQDFLASPQRPAGTLTYAQSAGFLFSLANGPEPIPPSEWIPMVFDDHDAGYDTHAEAAQVLQAMMGLYNDCLRQHAAEHATLPPGCDIRPDPLDNLEPDAPLSHWAQGFGMGHDYLVEYWDEYTPEELDEALGAALMTLTFFSSPTLARAYHEEGRAGTSLAQLAGTVLEIFHDALGDYAHLGRAIYQARYEAGDLSPTPATGRKVGRNDPCPCGSGSKYKKCCGAT from the coding sequence ATGTCCTCGACGATCCCTCCATTCACGGCGGCTCAGGCCGCCCTTGTGCAGGACTTTTTGGCCTCCCCGCAGCGTCCGGCCGGCACGCTGACATATGCGCAGTCGGCGGGATTTCTGTTCAGCCTCGCGAACGGGCCGGAACCGATCCCGCCATCGGAATGGATACCGATGGTGTTCGATGATCATGACGCCGGCTACGACACGCACGCCGAGGCAGCGCAGGTGCTTCAGGCCATGATGGGACTCTATAACGACTGTCTACGACAGCATGCTGCCGAGCATGCCACGCTTCCGCCTGGCTGCGACATTAGACCGGACCCACTCGACAATCTGGAGCCCGATGCGCCTCTGAGCCATTGGGCACAGGGGTTCGGCATGGGCCATGACTACCTGGTGGAATACTGGGACGAATACACCCCGGAGGAACTCGATGAAGCGCTGGGAGCCGCGCTGATGACCCTGACATTTTTTTCCTCTCCCACCCTGGCCAGGGCCTATCATGAAGAAGGCAGGGCAGGCACAAGCCTCGCGCAGTTGGCCGGAACCGTGCTCGAGATCTTTCATGACGCATTGGGTGACTATGCGCACCTCGGTCGCGCAATCTATCAGGCACGGTATGAAGCGGGCGATCTCAGCCCTACACCGGCGACCGGCCGGAAAGTCGGGCGCAACGATCCCTGTCCCTGTGGCAGTGGCAGCAAATATAAGAAGTGTTGCGGGGCGACCTGA